caaccatgaactatagcatgtatttatttaaaataaacgtccactcacaaatttggcctaagcctgatgtcgatctggggcctcgtctgctcgagcctcctcacgtcctgttccaaatataatattaatttcccaaccaattaatccaatatttaatcaaaataggcaaaattacccgagagccattaAAATAcgactcatcattgcctactTCGATAATCTTAATtggaacaatccgaacttaaatatcatactcaacagtcgtaaatacaacctctccaaaatacgacttaaatcctacggccggattctacattaattaaccgccaaaaataccaaacttcggaaattcacaaacctatccaaatctcatccaaaaattccataaatcacatcaatatactcctcttaatattccacacttaaaaccctaaaaatctcctaatcGGCAGCGGCTCCGctggcagcggcggccggaggccaattccggcgacctccaaaacctatgaaattttgacagaataatcctctcatcaagctctacaactttcataactagcacaaacaccaattccaagcctaactagggcaatcgactaaaaacatccataaatccctaaaactttcaattatacaaaccaccctaacgaaatcgaatttagccgaatccttttgagggattactgacctagatgagggctacaagttgagccaaaaatcacgacctatggtggccggacaaCGGAGCTCCGACGAAAAACCCTTTCCGGCAGTCGAACTTTTCGGGGTTGaccgctccttcacggcggcgttcCGCGCGGGTGCACCGGTCCaggatgagagaggaagaggcaaGGGTCCGAACGGGACCAGTCTGGCGGTcggtggtggccggacggcgacgGACAGCGGTGGTGAAGTTTCCGGGCGGAGGGAGGAGAAAATcaggtgggaggagagagaatcgggaggaaaagagagaagtgagGGGAGAGAAATGTATGGGCTTggcccaaaccggtccacaccatttataacccaatcttccaaaataaaaacaccccgaaaaataatacccgaataaaaattaccttttactagctaaaatttaccatttttaccgtcgtcgtattttcctcatacgaataatcctccgcacataatcgtccccgaaacccctctagggaccaattaaactatttactcaatgatcgagacggtaaaattcttattataatcacgctagtaaataaggtaaaaatataagggtcgggatgtgacagtggCGACGGCTCATTGCCGTAGCCAAAAGCAACGGCGACGCCCTCAACGGCGACGCCCTCAACGGCGACGACAAAAATGTCGTCGCCGTTGGTCTTTCGCGACGGCAGAATGGTTTTTGGCGACGGCAGTGCGCCGTGGCGAACCgaattaatttttgtagtgAGCCAtaaccacgctcatcattgcctaacttcgattcctaaatcgaaacgatccaaactttaataccataaacGGCAGCCGTAATAACAACCTCCCCCAGAataatgacttaaatcctacggccggattccaCATTAATTAatcgccaaaaataccaaacttcggaaattcacaaacctaaccaaaactcatccaaaaattccataattcacatcaataaactccctttaataatccacatttaaaaccataaaaatctcccaaacagcggcggcggccggaggccgactccggcgacctccaatgcttatgaaattttgacagcatcttcctctcaacccactctacaactttcctaattagcacaaacaccaattccaagcttaactaggccaatcgaacgaaaacaccCAAATAAGCCCTAaaacttccactcaccggttctccttacctagaccaagaGAGGAtgagccctttggagggattgatgcacgggaggagagcttcaaaACGAGCTAAGAATCGCCGGCTATGGCgaccggaggagggagctccggcgaggaAACCACCACGGCAGCCAAGGCTTTCGGGGGAGAGAACTCCCTCATGGTGGCGCTAGAGGGGCTGCCACCGATCCagggaggtagctgggttgaAGGTTGACCGAACAGGACCAGTGCGGCGGGCTGTGATGGCCGGACGACGACGAGCGAACGGCGAGAAGATCCGACAGCGGGAGAGCTTGGGAGAGAGGtcgagagggagagaagaagaagagagaagagaaaaataggaCTTGGGCCTCCACCAACCCGGTCGAACACCCTTATACCAACCCAactctaaaataaaacaccctgaaaaataataccctaatagaaattaccttttactagctaaaatttaccatttttaccgtcgtcacaatttcctcctacgaataactctccataaataatcgtccctcaaaaccccctctagggaccataaaaactataaactcaatgacgaaaacggtaaaattcttattaatatcaagatagtaaataaggtaaaaatttaaggatcGAGATGTGACAAATTACTGATACTTACTATTAGTATGTCTTTCACTAATGTGAACGTTCTGTTTCTTTCAGGTTTGGTCATTGGTAAGACGGTTTGATCAACCCCAAAAGTACAAGCCATTCGTGAGCAGGTGTGTTGTGCAGGGAAATCTTAAGATTGGGAGTCTCAGAGTAGTTGATGTTAAGTCTGGGCTTCCTGCCACCACTATTACTGAGAGGTTGGAACTTGTTGATGACGACAAGCATCTTCCTAGCATTAAAATAATTGGTGGAGATCACAGACTTAGGGTATGGATGCTCTTCCTTGTTTTGTTCTACCCATTGCTTCCTTTTTCCTTCACTGTATATGAAGTTAAAAGATCATCTTCTCAAACTTTAAAAAAGAAGTTCCATTGTTCACCGGAGTTAGAACTTTTATTTAAAGAACGTGGATTTCTGGTCTGATAAACACTTTTACACGTCACGCAATAATGTGGGTGGTGCCCTTAGTTAGAAGAGTTAGAAGTCAAACTTGCTTTCTGGCTTGTTAATCTACTGATCTCAGCTTTCAAGTTCTCATTGTCACTACTCTTTTTTCCCCAGAACTACTCTTCAATCATTTCCCTCCATCCAGAAATCGTTGATGGAAGACCAGGGACTGTGGTGATCGAATCATTTGTAGTTGATGTGCCTGAGGGGAACACCAAGGATGAAACCTGCTACTTTGTTGAAGCTGTGATTCAATGCAATCTCAAATCACTTTGTGATGTCTCAGAGAGGCTTGCAGCGCAGGACCACACTGAACCAATAGATCGGCTCTGAAATTGAAGCCGAGACATATAATGGAGACGGGGCTGCCATGGATGAAGCTTCCGAGCTTTCATATATCTCAGAGGTTTTGGAGACAGACAGGCAGTAGTATGCTTCCATTGCACATGCAACAAACATTCATGTCTCATTTGcttgctttgttttctgtgttcaagatcatattgtcaaaacTTCTGTCAAAGTTTAAGGACCATAGTTGTCATAAAGGACTCTGTAACTCTTCATGAatgaaaaaatagagaaaaaaaggTCCGTGTGTCTATTCTCTTGTATCCCTGGGTTTTGTTCCAACAAATTTTTGGTTGtatatacgtacatatatgCCAACTGCTAAGAGAAAAGtatagcatgtatgtaactacccaggtaatGTAGTTTTGTATGTAGCTTCTTATGTAGGATGTATataactacccaggtaactataaatctgtagttacatggatagttacatagaaagatagttacatgcatagttacatgtatagttacatgcatagttacataggatagttacatgcatagttacatgcatagttacataagatagttacatggatagttacatagaatagttacatgcatagttacatgaatagttacatagatggatagttacatggatggGTGGGGAACCGGTTGGGAAAAGCCCAacacttttcttctctctcttccctcccgacgttctctctctctctctccctgccgGATCTTCTTCGTCTCTGACTGACGCCGTCCAGCCAAGCCGGGCCGTCGCTCCAGTCCCGATCGAACCGTCGCCGCCCCCTCTCCCTTCTTGGGCTGGTGACCGAGCGTGTAGCGCCACCGATCGGGAGAAACTTCCCTCGAGAACCCGACTGCCCTTttgccggaactccctcctccgggcGCCATAGTCAGAGCCGCTTGGCTcgtttggaagctctccttccgtgcatcaatccctcGAAAGAATTCACTCCCTCTTGgactaggtaaggagaatcgttGAGttgaatttctagggttttattgtgtgttttggttcgattgacctagttaaacatgaaattggactttgtactagttaggaaagttgtagagcgggttgagagaaagatggtattaaaatttggtaggcattgaaGGTCGCTGGAGTTGACCGCTGCCCGCGGAGCagacggcggcggcgccgctgTGAagtggtttttagggtttttaatttgttgtattAAGGGGAGTCTATTGATGTaaagtttagaatttttggaggagctttggataggtttgggatttttcaaagaatgGTGAATTTGAcggttaatggggtagaatctGACCGTTAGATttcccttattattgttttagaatgttgaaataaatgaaatgaggTTGCGGGTGAAGTTTGGCATAAATCcgataaatataaatatatatttatgaggagagtatgtatataaatgctagctagccatatatGTCTATTCACCTTAATAGCGTAGTATataaccgcattatggtgtgtcgtgagcgttagacacgagcgtagtagccctatatgagtgtttaattcatatagggggtatgggcacatatttatacacccgtccgTTCACCTTATTGGCGTAGTGTATCACTGCATTATGGcttgacgtgagcgttagacgcgagcgtagtagccttatataaattattttaaatccataaaatttatatagggagtatagATGTGTGtgaatacatacatatattttatagcttgagaggctcgatattttatgagttgaaagttttatcgcttgagGCATGCATTCgcttttctttggaaatttaatttgggaaaacataaatatatttattgctcgtttcttttaaatttactttcgttttaactttgttatcttCTTAGGTACTTCGTAGAGcaagataatgcaaatatgtgctcaagtgatgcaagcaaggcttccaatacgaagtagagatgtcaaggatggagtttgatcactcacatggtcaaaaatatcaaggaaaggcgatggaaccacttcaccaaaacagaagctgcaaacacaaaaagctgaaaactggtttctgcttattttctcCGGTTTTCAAGGCTTATTTCCATGCGGTTCCGAGAATGGTTTCACCAAGATCACTGCTCCGATTTGTAGAGGAGCATTTGTAGATCAATTTGGACtcaagaatcatccaaatcggtgatgGCATCTTGGATTTATGAAACGTCAAAGTTGGACAAAAAATCAGCAGTTCCGGGAAAGCTTTGCAGCAGTCAAGTTCGAGGAAGTGTTTGGGCTGGATTCTGAGAGGCTTTCTTGGGGGTTTGCGCACGATTTTGAAGAGtaacatcattaatataatttgcCCAAAAGCCAAGCCCAGATTATATGTGGAAGACATTCAAAAGATAGCCCAAACATTGATCCTAGTCAAAGAATGAAACATAGTCTGAAAAGGAAGCTTGgaagacttggagactacTTAAGGCAAAACCCTAATACCATAACGTACTCTAAGTCGTCATACTAGAAGAGAGCCTTCACATTGTTGCATTGCACAAGAATCCATCAAGGGGAAGTCTCCAAGATCATCGTCATTCCTTCCGTtcacagttttcttcttccctttgtAATCTGTAACTTTcgaatttattttctctctgTGATTTCTACAACAATGTGTGGCTAGTTTATCTTAGTTAGGGGTGGAGATTTGAAGCCCcgaattatgcaataaactttgttttacaacCTTGATTCGTAATTGCTTAGTTATGGATtgtctgtttggttttgatttatagggaactcttgcttgtttatgttcatggatgcatacatagaacattataaacttgtaagtggggctagaattaggttgtttaatctcctaaacggttaatacAGCCTAATTCaaggtagtaaaacctataggacaataggtgaaactAAATAGAAAGACctgcatgctaggtaggcgttccacactagttttgcaaacttgttcaatcacttccattgatcttaatgcttagaataatttgttgataggatagcgtccatatcttgattggttattctaaaggcttagtaatggtgcgttcatcttggTTAAGTAGTCAATTCTTACGCAATGCGTTCACAGTTTATTCTTGATTGAACCTTTTCATAACTTGGTAATTGGAATCTCGGTTGTGTGGCCTTTGTTTTGCAGCATATTCGGTGGTGAATTTCCTAAATCCCTAACCTCTTCTCTGTCTTATTTCTCAAACTACAAAAACCAATctagttttcttattcttttgtcttttgtttttggtgatttatttaatatagTAAACGAACTTCAAATCCCCAGAAATTTTGTGTATGTTCGTCTCTATGTCTAGTTTAGGTcgataaattttcataattttctgagtAGTGTAGGTTGGGTAGTTAAGTATATTTTCATCTGTTGTTCGTTAGGAACAGTACACTtttgtgacattgtttttgtgtgtgaaatttAATACCCTCAATCTCTGGCAATGAACAATCCTTGCTTCtttatactacaattgacaATCTTTTGCAAGGTCAAATTGTGAGGCTATTTTAGCCTTATCAAAAGTCCAAAATAACATCTTCTTGAATATTCCAACGGCTAGCAACCTCTTAACATGAGAATTACCGATCTTCAaataattcttttttattattcgcCGCTTccttacttttatttttttctgtctAAATTTGGCCCGTTCTCATTTTACATCAATAAAAGatatatttgtaaactgaaatttggtaaTGAAGCAGAATAGACAAgtggtgttccgggtacaaataataatttcccaCTAGGTAAAACCTTGCTAAGAATTCAAGTCCCAGCCCGATTTTACATTCGGGTATTCAATTAGAGTTGGAAGACTACTAGCTCGATCAAGCTGCTCAACCGACACCTTTTTTTACCTCCGCCCCCATAAGGTTGAGCCAGGAACCTCACCTCCTAGCAAATAACTACTAAAACCCTCATCGCCCTCATCACAACAATCTTGTTTGATCGACCTGATGGCTCTGAACAGGAATCCGGCAATGGCTGCCATGCTGTTAGGGTTTTTGTTACTGATGCATGGCGCCACTTCAACATTGGCCCTATCCAGCGGGAGAGTCGGCAGAGGCTCCTCCTTGTCCTCCTCTGTCAAGactcaccccgaatttcaccctgaaacccgaagtaaatcctgcggggaccacctccaaagaagatattaccgaaaattcagcataacctcccttgaaaatggacaacccttcctaataatacctgcatacacttctaaCAAATCCTGCTACTTCTagagccttcatgctccccaaatcacaacatctcccaatttattcaCTAATCTAAAAAATAACCCCACATCAAACAATTCAttggttcagagcaactctaaaaataataaagaaaaacataatacaGATAAGCGGAAGTTATATTATgaactatgcctcaactctaAGTACGCCCGACCTCGACTAAACTAACCTGAAacctgggcatttttaaaatgaagggcccaggggagaagcaatttaaaaacgttagagtgagtggacaaaaataactttaaaagaaataatactttatgctttcccgaaTTAACTTCTATGGAAACTTTAACTGCATGTCAcgagctcaaaagctttcaaATTTACAGAATTTACCAAAACGTGACTAGTcgcgctagtcaccaacacttcataAAAAGAGAGCCTCTCAgtctaaaataaaatatgtatgtattatactcatcatatcccttgtatgaattttcttgaaacaacaaagacaaatagaaaattcacacaagactacgacgcttgcgtctaacgttcacgtcgcaccataatggcattttacctcattatggtggaaaagacggtgtatatatatatatatacgcgcatatcccctatataaattcttatatatttatatagggctacgacgattgcgtctaatgctcacgtcgcaccataatgaaattttacctcagtatgatggaaaagcacgtatatctagctagcatttatttatatacatattattctcataaatatccaaatatggatatatatatatatatatatatactcaccgaaattctcaatttcggttattctctaacaacataaatcatttcgcatgcacattatttaaaacaaagtccactcaccgtattaggcctaagccttcctttgctcggaatactcctcgagcaCTACCTCTAACTATTCACACTCAATGGCCAATCCCACATCTGACGATAAACAGGAGAATAAATTGATCAGATCAGACTCCAATAATCATTAACGATTCGACTACTTCCTAGTTTGGCTAAGTTCCTGggttgaccaggattgaccAACAATTGACCAACATATTTTACTAATCATTTCCGACTAACTTCGCAACTATACTCATTCGGTTCCATACCAAACCTTAACCTGGAATTCAAAGTCACCATCAATTTTCATGCCTTAACATATCAACCAAAATactttcaaaattaatttacGATCTCCTACGATCAAACATGCCCACATACAATACCAACAATTTCCTTCACTTCCTCTCTACACAACTTCACCCCAAaaatttactaagggcacccaaaaagggtttccataaataggaagtttccaaaaagggaaagtttCCCAAAATAGGAACTTTCCTCACTTAGAAAGATTTCCGATTACTAACCaacaaactttcctatttatgaaacaacacaaaacaaaaaggaaaaacgtCAATAACTACCTCAACGCTTCTGCCGGATTAACTGTCTTCGCCGGATTCTGACGACTTGTCGGAATATTCTGCCGGATTCCGGCAAGTGGCCGGAATTTCGCCATAGCTTCCCCTtaaactccaaatcaccaagttatcgacaaCAATAACCAAAACATTCATATTAGCAACCATACTCCAAACAATCCAcataaaacaacacaacaaccaCATAGCAGCAACCTAGCTGCTCAAATTTTTAGTCCTTACCTACAGTTCactcaaacccaaacccagaaattccTCCTTGCCGGAGACTCCACCTCAGCCGGACTCCTCGCCTCTGCTTTGAACCCCGCTCAATGTAGCTCCTCCAAAGCTCCACCAGATGGCGTCTGAGGTCCAAACAAACATTTCTACACTAGTCAAAACTCGACAGCCTTACCGGAGTCCCAAGATTGGACTTGCCGAAAAAAGAAccatgaaacccaaaaaaaggcAGAAAAGGGCTTTGCAGTTTAGAACTCGATTCGAGAtgaaacaaacccagaaaagaagaggagaggaaggagaataAGAATATGACCTTGGTCTGTCGATTCGTCACCGGAACTCGCCGGAACTTGGGACGAACAGCCATCGTCCTCCTCTTCCGATCTCCATCGAGAATGGCTGCCTCTCGGATTTGAGAGTTAAGCTAGGTcaggaaggaggagaggatcacTTGGTGGCAGTCTTGTCGTCAGGTGTGGCCGGATGGCGCTGCTCCGGCGAGAGACGACGACCGACAGAGAGAGAGtcagggagaggagagagattcGGTTGGGCTCGGTCAAACCCGACTTGGGTTTTTTTGACTGGGTCTGACTAGTCTTCCTCCATTTAACAGCAGAAATGGACAACAGGTGATCGATGATTAAAGATCAACGACCcagatttttttataaatCGTAGAAAATAGCTCGAAGCTCCCAAAAATAATCCGAAGATATTGGAGAACTCGTGTCATCACGCACTACTACCTCGGATCCTTAATAgaagaatttaacattttaagaaaaactcgacaataaattcgagtgttaaattaccaaattaccgagcacggttaaattcctcagtaactcgtaaCATACCCagtaaaaagggtaaaattaGGTCCGGGATGTTACATCCTCCCCCGGCCACTCTTCATCATCctcgtcatcttcttcttttaggtcttctacttcttcctcgtcttcttcAAGATATCCCTACTACATTAATAACCACGGCAATCgttcgtcgtcgtcgtccttCTCAGCGGGCTTTATATGGGTTATCATCGGAGTGATCACTGTAGCTATCGTGTCTGTTATAGTGGTAATAGCCTGCTATGGCAAAAATAAGCGACAAAAATGTTCGAGTTTTTCAACTAGTGTTCTCAAGCTCCAGGTATTCAGATTCCATGTCATATCTCTAATactttctttccattttttttaaacgaaAACTTTTCAAATGGAGAAGCCCTTCGGATAACCAATGTTTATACTGCTAACACATAACATGGCTTTCGAAGCCACAATGAGAACCTTAATTTCCCAAAGTAAAATAGGGATAAACTGATTCATGAGTGATTATCTTATAAGCAAGAAATTGTTTATGTTGGATATATTagaacttttttgttttggtcagtAGTACACTAGATTATGCTTAGAAGAATGGTACTTAATTATGTAATGTTTAAGATGATTGTTTAGGTTTGATGAGGAAAATTTAcagtgaatatatatatataattaaattcagtttaccccattgtggtttagagatgaattcatgttagtccctaaactttcaatttcatcagattaccccccgagctcttgtttttctggtaatttagcttctcaacccccaaaacgttatcaaacatcatcaaatttcaatgtCCCAATTGGACAGAGCATGAGTAATAGGAGACGGcagacagaaaaacaagagctcgggGGGTAatctaatgaaattgaaagtttagggattaagatgaattcacctctaaaccacagtggggtaaactgaatttaattcatatatacatatatatatatatatacagatttttcTCAGATGCGGATGtccgtatttattcttacgatGCGGATTTCCGCtttacactcatttttcaatcgaattttcacatctccactgtcCAGTATTTatatactaatgtatagatcatctctacaaaatttcagccaatttggttatcattaaggcacttaaactgtgtttttctgtggatgaacataattctgtcaaacttgaaccgttcatgtttataacagaaaaacgcagttttgagtgtcttagtgataaccaaattagctgaaatttggcatagatgatctatacattagtatctaaatactagacggtagagatgtgaaaattcgattgaaaagtgtgtaaagtgaaaatctgcaccgtaagaatatATAGCGCTTCTcaggtgtggacgtccgcatttattcttacggtgcagatttccactatatatatatatatatagcgctatatatatatcatatattttttatgaaaagtttaccatttattgtttttctcttaGGTTGGTTTACTGGGTTCAGCACCCACCCTCCAAACTGATCTCAATCGGATTGCTGAAACCGCAGATACTTCAACCTCTAAGGGTTGGAGCAATGTTTTGGCAGGTAAATACAATATTTATTAGTtcccctcttctcttctcatcATGCAAAGAGGATTATTGATTAGCTAGTGATCTTGTAAAGCTTCTGTCTGGTTTAAACCACATGGACAAAGAGTTTATAGTCTCTTCTCATTTGTTCTTGATTTACTTTTCGTTAAACATAGGTTACtatatgtttaatttgttgtttgctAGGAAATCTATTGGATGGGGTTGTCTACCGAGAAATTTACACattgatttcatatatatacttaagcgaaaattacaacaatcaCCGCAACTGACGTACGTAGTGGTTTTTGCCTAGTTAAGTGTGTTCTCTAACCTAGGCTCAAACTTTGAAGC
This genomic window from Fragaria vesca subsp. vesca unplaced genomic scaffold, FraVesHawaii_1.0 scf0513155, whole genome shotgun sequence contains:
- the LOC101295297 gene encoding abscisic acid receptor PYL8-like, translated to MATGGGSSGEETTTAAKAFGGENSLMVALEGLPPIQGGSWVWSLVRRFDQPQKYKPFVSRCVVQGNLKIGSLRVVDVKSGLPATTITERLELVDDDKHLPSIKIIGGDHRLRNYSSIISLHPEIVDGRPGTVVIESFVVDVPEGNTKDETCYFVEAVIQCNLKSLCDVSERLAAQDHTEPIDRL